From Sebaldella sp. S0638:
CGAAGATATTATTATTTTATCAAAAAGCATTTTTTCTTTTATTAAAAGTTCTGCCAGTTCCAGTGCATTATCAAATTCTTTTTCACTGTCAGCCTGATTTATAAGGAGTATTCTTTCTCCTTTTGCTCCTTTGAATAAACCGTTTTCCGAATTTATAATATTAAATAAATGCTTTTTTGTTACATTTTCATCTTTCTCTGCATCGGAAATCTTTAAAAATAATTCCAGTCTGTGTATATTTTCATCATTTATTTTCAGACCCAGACTTTTTATGCTTATTACACCCACTGTTTTATCAGTTCTTTTCACAAAGACAGGCTCTGTTTCATTCCAGCCTTTCAGAGGTCTCATTCTGGAACCGTCTCCTTCTATCACCAGATAATCCCCTTTTTCTTTAAAGCTGTCAATCTCATCAAGACTGAAAGGAAGAAGTTTCCCCTGCTCATTTTCTTCTTTTCCTGCTATATATGCCCCGTTTTTTGTTAATTCCTTATATAAAAAATCGTCTCCCACATATATCTTATAATTTTTCTTTACTTCTGGAATAAACATCTTTGTAGAGGTAGTAAAGATTATTCTGTTATGTTCTTTTAATTCATCACATAACGTGAGACAAAATGATGTTTTTCCGCCGGCCCCTGTTACCACAAGAGTATCATATTTTTCCAGACCGAGAACTTCGCATAAATATTTCATTTTAAAAGTTTTTACCATTATGCCCCCTTATATATGTTAGAATCTTACCAGTTCTTCATTTTTATATCTTTTTATGAATTTACCATATCCTTCTTCACCTATAAATTCATTGTCCTTCACTATAACTTTACCTCTTACTATAGTCATTACAGGATATCCCTGTACTTTTATCCCTTCATAAGGAGTGTAGTCCACATTTTCATGAAGCATTGACTTAGTTATTGTAACTTCCTTATCCTTGTCTATAATTACTATATCAGCATCACTTCCCACGGCAATTGTCCCTTTCTGAGGATACATGCCGTATATTTTCGCAGGATTGGTACTTGTTACTTCTACGAATTTATTTATAGATATTCTGCCTTTCATTACTCCTTCGGAAAAAATCACAGGCATTCTTGTTTCCACACCCGGAGCTCCGTTAGGACATTTTGTAAAATCATCTTTTCCCATTGCCACTTTTTCCTTCTCAAATAAAAACGGACAGTGATCTGTGGCTATTACCTGTATATCTCCCTCTCTTACAGCTCTCCAAAGCGGTTCCTGATTGGATTTATTTCTCAGCGGAGGACTCATTACATATTTTAGTCCCTCATTACCCGGAAGCTTGTATTTTTCATCATCCAAAACGAGATATTGCGGACATGTTTCTGCATATATATTTTCCTGCCCTCTGTCTCTGGCCATTTTTATATAGTCAAGACCAAGCTTAGCTGAAAGATGAACAATATAAATAGGTGCATCTCCCACAAGATGTGCTATATTCAAAATCCTGTTTATTGCTTCTCCTTCACATTCCTCAGGTCTGCTTTTGGGATGGTATTCCGGTGTTGTCATTCCGTTTTCGCTGTAATATTTTTTCAGATAATTTACAGTATCGTTATTTTCGGGGTGAACTGCAATAATCCCGCCTTTTTCCTTAGCTTTTCTCAAAACCTTTATGGAATCCTCATCATGTACCATCTGACCATAGGTCATATATATCTTAAAGCTTTCTATTCCGTCCTCCAGAAGCTGATCCATCTCTTTCAGCCTGTCATCATTTACTTCATAAGGAATTACCCCGTGAAAACCATAATCTATTACTGCTTTTCCGTCAGCCAGTTCATGATAATGATTAACCGGATCATAAAGCGTGGTTCCTCTCGGTCCCTGTCCTATATGATCCACAATAGACGTTGTCCCGCCGCATGCCGCTGCGATTGTCCCTGTTCTGAAATCATCACTTGAAATTGCTATTCCCACATCCAGATGAAAGTGTGTATGCACGTCAATTCCTCCGGGAATAACATATTTTCCTCCTGCATCTATAGTTTCAGGATCGTCCATATCCAGATTTTTCCCTATTTCTTTAATAATTCCGTCTTCAATATAAATATCTCCTTCATATAAGTCCCCTGCCGTTGCAATCAATCCGTTTTTTATTAACATGCTCCTAACCTCCTATAACGCTCATAGTATTTTTTTCTTTCTCCTTCTCTTTATCTTCAGGGTTTCCGGTAAAATTATGCTGTTTATTTTTAAAATATATTTCATTTTTTATTTCTTCCAAAAGTTTTTTATCGCTGGTTTCAGTTCTCAGCATTTTCATAAGATCCAGTTTAGAGTCATAGTAAAGACATTGCTTTAGTTTTCCTTCAGAAGTTATTCTGATTCTGTTGCATGTTTCACAAAAACAACTGCTTAAAGGCGATATAAAACCGACTCTTGTATTGGTTCCGTCTATTTTGTGATATGCAGCAGGCCCTGATATTAATCCTCCTGTATTGGCTGCTGTAGTCTTTCTGTCTTTTGATATTATACTTAATATTTCTTCATTTGATATCCCTTTTAGATTTTGTCCGCATCCTATAGGCATTAACTCTATAAAACGAATATCAATATTTTTATCCACTGCAAAATCTACAAGACTTTTTATGGCATCTTTATTAAAATCATCTATTATCACAGAATTCAGTTTTATCTTTATTTTATATTCAATGGCTTTTTCAATTGACCTGATTACCTTTTCCAGATCTCCGCCTCTTGTTATATAGTTATATTTTCCTTCATCGAGTATATCCAGACTTATATTCAAAGATGACAGACCGTTTGCTGCCAGTTCGTCAAGATATTTCTCCAGAAGAATCCCGTTTGTTGTCATTGCTATTTCTTCTATACTATCAAGGCTGTTTATATTTTTTACAAGTCCGGGAATTCCTTTTCTTACAAGGGGTTCTCCGCCTGTTATACGCACCTTTTTTATCCCCAGGCTTCCCAAGATTCTTATAAGTCTGAAATATTCTTCCATTGTAAGAAGCTTTGATTCATCTATAAAATCTTTTGAAAATTCCGGCAGACAATATACACATCTCAGGTTGCACCTGTCTGTAACAGATACCCTCAAATAATTTATATCCCTGTTAAATTGATCTATCATAATTTACACCTCAAGCAAGTTTATTTGTTAGAGAACCTTTAATATCTCTTTTAAAGATAAATTATCAAAAATATTTTTTATATTTTCCCTTTCCACGCACTCCACTACTTTTCCTTTATCTATAAAAAGTACATAATCTGCTGTTTTTTCTACCTGCATTATATTATGCGTGATTAAAATAACCGTTTTCCCTTCTTCTTTCAGATACATTATCAGTTCTTCCACTGCTTTTATTCCATCTACATCCATATTATTAGTGGGTTCGTCGAGAATCACAAGATCAGTATCCCTGACAAGAACCCTGAAAAGAGCAGTTTTGGTTTTCTCACCGCCTGAAAGCTTTCTGGCATTTTTCTCAAGTAATGGTTCTATATTAAAAAATTTCATATATTTTTCCAGATTTCTTTGAAAATCTATCTTCTTTTTTGAGTATTTAACAGGAAGAAGTATATTATTTCTCACAGTATCATTAAAAATATAAAAATTCTGAAGCATAAGAGTAATATTGTCCTTTACTTCCTCAAACTGCTTCCCGTCGTAGGTAATGCTGCTCTCGCTGAATTCTTCCACACCTGCTATACCGTTTATAAGTGTGGATTTCCCGCTTCCGTTCATTCCTACTACTGCATATATCTTATTAGATTTTATATCTATATTCTCCACATCTAATACTATTTTATCATCATATCTTTTTTTTGCATATTTAATTTTTATATTCAAATGTACACCTCTTAATTTTGAATTTAGACAATACTGCATCAGCTGTTGATAAACAACAGATATTAAAATAAACAGCGGTATCTGACTGAAAATATGCGAATCACTTTACTAAGTAACCTATAAAGAAATTTATTGAGAACGATATAAACAGTAAAACCAGTC
This genomic window contains:
- a CDS encoding ATP-binding cassette domain-containing protein; the encoded protein is MNIKIKYAKKRYDDKIVLDVENIDIKSNKIYAVVGMNGSGKSTLINGIAGVEEFSESSITYDGKQFEEVKDNITLMLQNFYIFNDTVRNNILLPVKYSKKKIDFQRNLEKYMKFFNIEPLLEKNARKLSGGEKTKTALFRVLVRDTDLVILDEPTNNMDVDGIKAVEELIMYLKEEGKTVILITHNIMQVEKTADYVLFIDKGKVVECVERENIKNIFDNLSLKEILKVL
- the moaA gene encoding GTP 3',8-cyclase MoaA, translating into MIDQFNRDINYLRVSVTDRCNLRCVYCLPEFSKDFIDESKLLTMEEYFRLIRILGSLGIKKVRITGGEPLVRKGIPGLVKNINSLDSIEEIAMTTNGILLEKYLDELAANGLSSLNISLDILDEGKYNYITRGGDLEKVIRSIEKAIEYKIKIKLNSVIIDDFNKDAIKSLVDFAVDKNIDIRFIELMPIGCGQNLKGISNEEILSIISKDRKTTAANTGGLISGPAAYHKIDGTNTRVGFISPLSSCFCETCNRIRITSEGKLKQCLYYDSKLDLMKMLRTETSDKKLLEEIKNEIYFKNKQHNFTGNPEDKEKEKEKNTMSVIGG
- the hydA gene encoding dihydropyrimidinase, which produces MLIKNGLIATAGDLYEGDIYIEDGIIKEIGKNLDMDDPETIDAGGKYVIPGGIDVHTHFHLDVGIAISSDDFRTGTIAAACGGTTSIVDHIGQGPRGTTLYDPVNHYHELADGKAVIDYGFHGVIPYEVNDDRLKEMDQLLEDGIESFKIYMTYGQMVHDEDSIKVLRKAKEKGGIIAVHPENNDTVNYLKKYYSENGMTTPEYHPKSRPEECEGEAINRILNIAHLVGDAPIYIVHLSAKLGLDYIKMARDRGQENIYAETCPQYLVLDDEKYKLPGNEGLKYVMSPPLRNKSNQEPLWRAVREGDIQVIATDHCPFLFEKEKVAMGKDDFTKCPNGAPGVETRMPVIFSEGVMKGRISINKFVEVTSTNPAKIYGMYPQKGTIAVGSDADIVIIDKDKEVTITKSMLHENVDYTPYEGIKVQGYPVMTIVRGKVIVKDNEFIGEEGYGKFIKRYKNEELVRF
- the yqeC gene encoding selenium cofactor biosynthesis protein YqeC is translated as MVKTFKMKYLCEVLGLEKYDTLVVTGAGGKTSFCLTLCDELKEHNRIIFTTSTKMFIPEVKKNYKIYVGDDFLYKELTKNGAYIAGKEENEQGKLLPFSLDEIDSFKEKGDYLVIEGDGSRMRPLKGWNETEPVFVKRTDKTVGVISIKSLGLKINDENIHRLELFLKISDAEKDENVTKKHLFNIINSENGLFKGAKGERILLINQADSEKEFDNALELAELLIKEKMLFDKIIISSLKEKTYCLVSDL